A segment of the bacterium BMS3Abin08 genome:
AAAGGACAAGAGAGATCGGTATACGAAAGGCCGTAGGAGCCAGGAGAATGGATATCCTGTTTCAGTTTCTTATGGAATCCACGGTCCTGAGCATAACAGGTGGTATCGGAGGGATCGTACTTGGCGGTACGCTGTCCGTCCTGATTCCTTATTTTATCGATTTTCTCCCAACGGAAATTGCCTGGTGGAGTGTGATACTTGCCTTCGTGTTCTCTGCATTTGTCGGGATATTCTTTGGTGTCTATCCTGCCAAAAAGGCATCGGAGTATGATCCCATTGTTGCACTCCGTTATGAATGATATTGAATAGGGTCTGTGTATAAAGTCGAGCAGTTGTCTTTTTTCTGTCATTCCGGCTTGTCCGGAATCGTTCTTTAAGAAGGATTCCCGTTTTTATTTTTGTCATGCCCGAAGTCTGTAATCGGGTATCCGGAACTTATTGAAAAGAATAGATTCCGGCTTAAGGACTGCCGGAATGACGGATAGAGAGACTGACTTTATACACAGGCTCTAAATAGTGTCTGTGTATAAACTGTGTTGTTGTCATTCCCGTGAAAACGGGAATCCAGTAAAATCAAGCGGTTCTGGATTACGCATCAAGTGCGGAATGACGGAATAGATGAGTTTATACACAGACTATAATTGAGTTTACGATACCCCGCCGTCTCTGCGGCGGGGAGTTCATTGTGGTTGTTTGATCTGATGCCTTGAAGAAGGGAGCTATGAACCGTAAGTTTTATCTTTTTTTGATATTGCTGCTTGTTGTCTCTGCAGGGGCCTTCTTTTATGTGAGGTCCGGTTATCTTTCCGGTTATATAAGGGAAAAAGTGATTCCCGAAGTCTCGAAAAGGCTGAATATCGATATCGATGTTCAGGAGATACGGGTTAATCCTTTCCCTGCTTTTATTGATTTCAGGAATGTGAAGATTTCAGACGGCGGGAGAGAGATCTCGATAAAAAGGATGCGGATGCATCTTCAGCTGACGGGCCTGTTAAGAAAAGATATTGTAATACCTGTACTTGACGCAGAGGGACTGAGTGTATCCACCGATCTGGGTTCCCTGATGCAATCCCACGGCATTCCCATAATAAAGGAGTATTCCAAAAAGGGAACTGCAGGAAGCGGGTGGGGTGTTTCCGTGGGAAATATATTTCTCAGCGGTGCGGAGATAAGGGTGGTTGATAAGAAGTCGGGAGATCACCTTGAGTTAAGTGACATGAATTTGTCCGGAAACCTCAAGAGGGGCTCATGGGTGATAAGGAATGCAAGGCTGTCGGCCGGTATAGCCGGGCATGATAATCTCGCAGGGGCGCTCAGGTTAAGACTTTCCATCAAGAAGGGGGGGGTAAGTATTGAGAGATTTAACATTGCCTGGGAGGGCTCGGGGATCGACCTTAAGGGGAGAGTGCAGGGGGGGATATTTAAGGGAAAGATGAATATTTATCTTCTGATGCGGGACCTTTCAAAGGCGGCGGGACTGAACCTGCATGAGAAAGGCGCCGTAAGGGGAAAGGGAACAGTCTCACTTAACGTTTCCAATATCCTGAGAGGGGATGAAATACTGAAGAATGTAAGGCTTGATACCAGGGTGAAGGGCGGTATGTTTCTTCAGGACCTGATGGGCCTCCTTGGTGAGAAAGAACCCCTTAAGGGATATGCAAGCTTTAAGGGGTTCTTCAAAGGAACCCTCGATGATCCCGTGGCGGAATTGACTGCGGTAATGAAGGATGGGCACATATACGGGGTGGATACCGAAGGTGTAAGATGCAGGATATCTTACAGGGACGGGTTGATGCGTTTCTATGACGGCAAGGTCAGGGCATACAACGGGAAGGCCTCTGTTGAGGTTCTGATTAATCTGCCGCAAGTTACACATTATACGCTCAAGGTTCAGGCGGAGAACCTCGACAGCAGGGGTTTAATTGGGCTTATCGGTTGGGATCCGGGGCTTCCTCCCGGAAAGGTATCAGGCAGTTTGATCACAGACAGCGGTACGTTCCAGCCCCTCGTTGATTTTAACTATCACTCAGCAGGTACTGTCCCCGCTGAAATTCCGAAACTCATCGGCAGGATAGATGAGGTTAAGGGGAGGTTTAATTTAAAGGATAACAGGATAATGTTTTCACGCCTTAATATCTCATCTGCCTATTCAGCGGCTAATGCAAGAGGTGTGGTCGATCTCAGAGCCGGAACACTGGATTTTGAAACCGTGTTGTCAACCACCAACATGGGAGAGATAATAGATGATGAGGCCCTTTCCGGGACCGGTGTGTTTTCAGGAAAGCTGAGAGGGATGGTGGATTCCCCTTCACTTGCCGGTAGGGTAGACCTGTGCAGGGTTTCCTATAAGGGGGTTGCCCTCGGCTGTCTTAAGGCGCAACTGCAGTACAGCCCGGGCTACCTGTTGATCGGAAAACTCGAAGGTAAAAAAGACCTGATGAGGTATGTGCTCAGGGGTTCGATATCCAATGACACAAGAGAACTCTTTGTGTTCGATAGGCCCCTGTTCGATATGACATTTACTTTTTCCGGATTGCCGCTTGATGCCTTAAGTCCCCATGGATTACCTGAAGGGATAAAAGGCACGGCATCGGGGAGTGGTGTGCTTAAGGGATATACCGGGGAGCTGTACTCAAAGGGCAACCTTGAGGTCAGCTCACTATCCTATAGTGCACTTAAGGCGGCTTATATCAACACGGGCTTTAATTACAGGGATGGCTGGTTCAACCTGAAGGATTTTCAGATGAAAAGCGGGAATTCCTCACTAAGGGGTGATTTCAGGGTCTCGGAAGCCGGGAAATTCTCGGGCAGGGGTATTATGCTTTCGATCTCTGCAAGGGACTTCATGGAAGACTTTCCACTGGGTGTCAAGGTTGTAGGAGCTGCAGATTTCGGCGGAGACGTTAAAAGTCCGGAAGGTTTTTTTAACGGAGACATACTGGTTTCAGAGGGGAATACCAGGAAGGGGTTCAGAAAGGAGGGGGCGATTAGTATCAAGCTTGACAATGGCATGTTGAGCCTGAATTCCGGACTCTTTAATGAGAGGCTTGTCGTTTCCGCAGAGGCAAGAATGGACAGGGAATTGCCATGGAGAGCAAACATCTCGATAAAGGAGGGTAGATATGAAAAGATCCTCGGCTTGTTTGTCAGGGACCTTCCCGATGACACCCTTCTTTACCTTAAGGGAACGGCATCAGCCGGGGGTAACAGGGGCAGGGTCAAGGGTTTTTTAAGACTTGAGAATATGAAGCTTGTTATGTATGGAAATACCTTTGTAAATACCGATGAGATCAAACTTTCATTTGACGGCCCGGATGTAACAATAGATGCGCTACAACTCAAGGCAGGGCCTGCACAACTCGGTATATCCGGCGGGTTTGGACTGGACAGCGGATACAATCTGACCCTTTACGGGAGCAGTTATCTCGGACCTCTAAAGAGCTTCCTGCCATCGGTCGAATACTTGAGAGGTTACTCCGAGTTTGTTTTGGAGGTGGAGGGCGCCTGGAAGTTCCCCGTAATGAACGGCGGTATATCTTTGCAGGATGTATCCGTGGGTGTAAAGGGTTTGGATGAACGGATAACCTCGATGAATGGTTATGCCTATATCGACAACAACAGGCTTGTTCTTGAAGACCTGTCTTTCAGATTCGCCTCCGGTTCAGTAAAACTCAAGGGGGTCGGTGAGGTTAGGGGTTTTGGAATCAAGGGTTATCATTTTGGAGGCAAGGTGCAGAATGTAATACTGAGGCGTGGGAGGGATATCGAGCTTGAGGTATCCGGAGACCTCTCACTCGTCGAGAGGAACGAAACCCCGAGCCTGATAGGCGATTTGAGGATTATCAGGGCCATGTTCAAAAAGAATATAGGGTGGAAGGATTGGATAATACAATCACCGGTCGTTAAAACTAAAACCTTCAACAACGATTTCATCGGGGGTATTGAACTTAATGTGAATTTGTACGGTGATAAGGATATTTATATCAGGAACAATATAGTGGATTCAACAGCACGGGTGGATCTTGTGCTGACCGGAACCGTGGGGGAACCAAACCTCATAGGGAGGATAGCACTCAACGGGGGCAAGGTATACTTCAGGAACAACGAGTTTACCGTCATAAAGGCAAGCGCAGACTTTACCGATCCAACGAGGATTCATCCCTTCTTTGATATCAAGGCTGAAACCCGGGTGAAGGGATATAACATCAGATTGTCCCTTCAGGGCTATCAGGACATGTTTGATCTGTCTTTAACCTCCGACCCCGTACTCGATGAGGTGGATATCCTGAGTCTTCTGACGGTAGGGAAACTGGGTGAGCAGTTAAGGGGTATCGAGGGTGGTATCGGAGCTGCCGAGGCCGCTTCATTTCTCGCAGGAAGCCTTCAGGAAACGGTAGAAGAGAGAATAAGAAACCTCACCGGTTTTGACAGGTTTCAGGTTGAGCCCTATGTATCGGAGTCAACCGGTGAGGTCGGTCCCAAGATTACCGTCTCAAAACGACTGCTTTCAGACAGGCTTTATGTTACTTACACAACATCACTTGGTGAGATAACGCAGCAGTTTCTGAGGCTTGAGTTTCTTGTCAACAAGAATGTCTCACTTGTCGGGGAACGGGAGGAAGACGGAACCCTGGGAGCGGATATCAAGTTCCACTTCAATTTCAGATAGGTGCATGTACTTTATATATCATGATATATCATGAAACAATCGTGAATCTTTGGTTCAGAGGGAAGTATGAAAATTATTACACCCTCCGCTCACCCATCCCGGGCGGGAGCGGGTAAGCACGGACGGGTCACATGAAAAGAAAGATACCGGCATACAAGAGCGCCGTCATATGCTCAATCATATATATGATCTGCCTGTTCCTTATCCCGGGCAAAGGTGAGGCGGATGATTTCATGGTGAAGAGGATATTGATCGAGGGATTGCATTCATGCAGCAATGAGGAGTTAATCACTTTAATGGGGCTGCATCCGGGAACCCTGAGCAGGGACCTGATATCAAGGGGGATAAAACGGGCCTTCAGAAAAGGGCTCTTTGATGATCTTATAGTTAAATTCGACACAGGAATCCTTACCGTAGATGTCAAGGAACGTGTCTTTATTGATGATGTTACCGTTAAGGGGAATTCATATCTTTCTGATTCCGAGATCAAGGCGAGGTTGCCCTTCAGGGTTAACGACATTGTGAGGTACGATCAGATCGAGCTGGCGAGGAAACAACTGAAGGAATACTATAGACTCAGAGGGTTCCCTTCCGCAGAGGTTGATGTTATCTTTAAAAAAGGGGGAAAGAAAAACCGTGTGCATATTGTTGTTGAAATCTCGGAAGGGACGCCTGAGAGAATACAGGCCATAGAGATTAAGGGCTACAGCAGGTGGATAAGGACAAGCATGAGTTTGGATGTCGGCGATATATATGATCAGGAAAGGGTAAGGAAGGAACTAAGAAGGCTTACATCCTATCTGAAGTCTAAGGGTTTTTTCAATCCGTCGGTAGGTCCTTATACATATAGAGACGGTGTTCTTACTATTTCCATTTCCACCGGTAAGAGATTAAAGGTGGATTTCGTTGGTAACGACCATATATCCCGAAGCAGACTTATGGAGGTATTACCCTTCGACGGTGCAGAGGCTATAGGAACCGACCTTGTTGAAGAGGCGTCAGCGAATATCATCTCAACCTATCACAGGGAAGGCTTTCCATTTGCTCAGGTTGCCCCTGTTTTAAAAGAGGCCGGTAAAACAATCGATCTGACATTTTTTATTTATGAGGGAAAGAGATACGAAATCGGGACTATTTCCTTCAAGGGACTTTCAATGCCGGCTAAAAAAATAAAAGAGGCACTGGCCCTGAAGGAGGGTGATGTCTTTAATCCGGATGCTCTCGATTCAGATAAAGAAAGGCTGATCGAGTTGTACAGGGCATTGGGATTCCTGGATGCAAGGGTTGTTGATACGGATGTGAAGTTTGATGAAGACAAAGGGCTTGTGAACATAGCATTGACGGTAAGGGAGGGAGAAAGAAGCCTGATTGGAAAGATCATTTTAAGAGGTAACACCGTTTTCAATGATGGGCAGATCAAGAGGATTATGCAAATTAACGTTGGAGATCCTTACAATACCGTCGACATTGTTGATGCCAAGCGAAGAGTTGTTAACTTTTACAAGGAACACGGTTATCTTCAGGTCCGGATCGAAATTACCTCCGAACGGGAGGGAGAATCCGTTACCCTCAATCTGAATATTCTGGAAGGGAAACGGGCATATTTCGGGAAGACCATCATAAAGGGTAACTTTGTTACCAGATCCATTGTGGTTATGCGGGAATTGAACTATAAGGAGGGAGACCCCCTGAACTTCACACTGCTGCCGGAACTTTCAAAGAGGCTGTACCAGACGGGTCTTTTCAGGGATATAAACATCTCCCTGATAAAAGGAGAGGACGACAGGTTTGATGTTTTGATAGACCTCGAAGAGGCCAGGCCGGGCATATTTGAGTTTGGTTTTGGTTACGGGGAATATGAGAAGTTGAGAGGGTTTATGAGTATCAGTTACAGGAACCTCTGGGGTATGAACCGGAGATTGAATCTGAGAGCGGAACTCAGCGCTTTAAAGCAGAGGTATACCCTTGGTTACAGGGAGCCCTATCTCTATCTGAGAGGGAGCCCTTTGCGGTTTAACGCATTTATACAGGGTGAGTACAGAAAGGAAAAGAACATCGATACGGGTAAGCTCCGTTATATAGTGAGGAAGTACTCAGCCGAGGCCTCAATTGTCCGGAATCTAAGCAAACGTCTTAAGGGAGAACTCTCATATAACTATTCCATTGTAAAAACCTTTGATATCAGGCCCGATGTTGTGCTCTCACGGGAAGATACCGGGACTCTCGCTATAAGCAGCATCACTCCGGGCATCCTCTATGATCAGAGGGACAATCCATTTGATCCTCATAACGGCTTTCTTCTCGGATCTTCATTAAAGGTCGCAAGTAGTTACCTGTTAGGTGAAACTGACTTTGTCAAGCTCAACCTTCAGGGGAGTTTTTTCAGGACGGTTTATAAAGGAGTGGTGCTTGCGTTATCTTTGAAGGGCGGTTTTGCACAGGGGTACGGAGATACAAGAGAGCTTCCCGTTGTTGAGAGGTACTTCCTCGGAGGCAGAAACAGCGTGCGGGGGTTCCCACAGGACGAACTCGGGCCCAAAGGAACCGACGGTACCCCTACAGGTGGTAACGCTTTTCTGTTGACGAATATTGAATTGAGGACATCTCTCGGAAAAGGCATCGGTCTTGTGTTTTTCTTTGATTCAGGAAATGTATGGAGGACAATAGATGACATTGATCTCAGCATGAGATATACGGCAGGCCTGGGCCTGCGCTACAGTACCCCGATTGGACCAATAAGGATTGATTACGGTTATAAGCTTGACAGAAGGGAAGGAGAGAGTTCAGGGGAGATACACTTCAGTATAGGTCAAGCATTTTAAGGTGCCTATGAACGAATTTTCAACAAGGGATAATCAATTGCCGGGTAAAGGGGTCTTCCTCCTGTCCGCCCTCATATGTATCCTGCTTGCAGGTGTCGGTTTCTTCAGGCCTCCCGACATCTCTGCCGAGATAGTTGACAGGGTTGTTGCTTTTATTAACAATGAGGCCATTACACAGTCGGAATTCAGGGATTATTTAAGAGACGTCAAGAAGGTAACGCCTGATATAACGGAGACAGAGGCTATTGAGACATTGATTAACAAGAAACTGATACTGATGCAGGCACGGAAGCTGAGGATAAAAGGTGCATCCGATGACGAGGTGATCCGGAAATATATCAGTATCAAGATCAGGGCCTTTGTTAAGGTGACGGAGGATGATACAAGGACGTTTTATGAGCAAAACCTGAAAAGATTCAGGGGAGTGTCTTTCCAGCAAATAAAGGATGAAATTGAAAGGCTGCTTATAGAGAGGAGAGTCAACAGGGCTTTAAAAAAATACATTGAGGAGCTGAGGCGGAAGGCATATATCAGGGTAAATCTCAGAGGGCTTTGATCAAAGCCGTTTCATCGCATTCAGGAAATTTGTGGCATCTTAGACAGTCGCCCCAGATTTTTTGTGGTAAACGGTTTTTATCTGTTTCAGTAAACCCGAGGGATCTGAAGAATTCCGGGGTGTAGGTTAAAACAAATATTTTCTCTATGCCGAGTTTTTTTGCTTCGGCAAGGCATTTTTTTACAAGCTTTCGACCTATCCCCTGCCTCTGCCTGTCATTGCTGACCGCAAGGGACCTGATTTCAGCAAGGTCTTCCCAGAGTATATGCATTGCACAGACACCGACTATCTTGCCGTCATCCTCGCAGATATAGTGATCTCTGAGATTCTCAAATATCTCATTCAAGGCCCTGGGTAACATCAACTCTCTTTTGGCAAGGGAGTTGATCAGTGAGTGTATCTTGCGGGCATCCGATATGGTGGCTCTCTTAATTTTCAATGGATCCAATACCTCTCTCTATAGCTTCAAGGTTCTTTTCTATGTGTGAGTGATGACGCTTAGGGAGAACTTTTCTGAGCAAATCCCGGGTATTTACATGGTTCATAAGACCGGACTTTTTAATAAAAGCCCCGAACATCACCATATTTGTAAATCGTGCTGACCCAAGGCTCACAGCTTCAGTGGTTGCATTCACACTCACGACCTGAAAGTTCCGGAGGCTTTCCTCAAATCTTCCGTTACTGCAAATCCTGGCTGACACGAGTGAGGAGTCATAAAAAACCTGGCCTCCCCTCTTTAACCGGGGAATGAACCGCTCAAAGGACGGACAATTAAAGACAACGAGTATATCGGGAGTCTTTACAACAGGGGAGCCGATATCTTCATCGGAAATCACGACGGTGCAGTTTGCCGTTCCACCGCGCATCTCCGCGCCATAGGATGGAAACCATGTTACATATCTGCCGGAGAGCATGGCAGCATATGCAATCAGCTTGCCGAGCAGGAGCACCCCCTGCCCGCCCGAGCCGGCTATAATAATTTTACTGTTCATGGAATTCAATATATATTTCTTGCCGGGAAATCCGCTAAATAGAAAACAGGCTGCGAAATGATTGGTTACCTGATAGAAAGTGGTTCATCATGATGGAACCGTATCCTTTATTAAACCTGTTTTGAAGACCTCTTTCATCGTCCCGGATATCCACTGCATTGAATCAACAGGACTGAGTCCCCAGTCGGTAGGACAGGGAGAGAGGATCTCGAT
Coding sequences within it:
- the porC gene encoding pyruvate synthase subunit PorC encodes the protein MNSKIIIAGSGGQGVLLLGKLIAYAAMLSGRYVTWFPSYGAEMRGGTANCTVVISDEDIGSPVVKTPDILVVFNCPSFERFIPRLKRGGQVFYDSSLVSARICSNGRFEESLRNFQVVSVNATTEAVSLGSARFTNMVMFGAFIKKSGLMNHVNTRDLLRKVLPKRHHSHIEKNLEAIERGIGSIEN
- the argA gene encoding amino-acid acetyltransferase — protein: MKIKRATISDARKIHSLINSLAKRELMLPRALNEIFENLRDHYICEDDGKIVGVCAMHILWEDLAEIRSLAVSNDRQRQGIGRKLVKKCLAEAKKLGIEKIFVLTYTPEFFRSLGFTETDKNRLPQKIWGDCLRCHKFPECDETALIKAL
- the bamA_2 gene encoding outer membrane protein assembly factor BamA precursor; amino-acid sequence: MKRKIPAYKSAVICSIIYMICLFLIPGKGEADDFMVKRILIEGLHSCSNEELITLMGLHPGTLSRDLISRGIKRAFRKGLFDDLIVKFDTGILTVDVKERVFIDDVTVKGNSYLSDSEIKARLPFRVNDIVRYDQIELARKQLKEYYRLRGFPSAEVDVIFKKGGKKNRVHIVVEISEGTPERIQAIEIKGYSRWIRTSMSLDVGDIYDQERVRKELRRLTSYLKSKGFFNPSVGPYTYRDGVLTISISTGKRLKVDFVGNDHISRSRLMEVLPFDGAEAIGTDLVEEASANIISTYHREGFPFAQVAPVLKEAGKTIDLTFFIYEGKRYEIGTISFKGLSMPAKKIKEALALKEGDVFNPDALDSDKERLIELYRALGFLDARVVDTDVKFDEDKGLVNIALTVREGERSLIGKIILRGNTVFNDGQIKRIMQINVGDPYNTVDIVDAKRRVVNFYKEHGYLQVRIEITSEREGESVTLNLNILEGKRAYFGKTIIKGNFVTRSIVVMRELNYKEGDPLNFTLLPELSKRLYQTGLFRDINISLIKGEDDRFDVLIDLEEARPGIFEFGFGYGEYEKLRGFMSISYRNLWGMNRRLNLRAELSALKQRYTLGYREPYLYLRGSPLRFNAFIQGEYRKEKNIDTGKLRYIVRKYSAEASIVRNLSKRLKGELSYNYSIVKTFDIRPDVVLSREDTGTLAISSITPGILYDQRDNPFDPHNGFLLGSSLKVASSYLLGETDFVKLNLQGSFFRTVYKGVVLALSLKGGFAQGYGDTRELPVVERYFLGGRNSVRGFPQDELGPKGTDGTPTGGNAFLLTNIELRTSLGKGIGLVFFFDSGNVWRTIDDIDLSMRYTAGLGLRYSTPIGPIRIDYGYKLDRREGESSGEIHFSIGQAF
- the surA_1 gene encoding chaperone SurA gives rise to the protein MNEFSTRDNQLPGKGVFLLSALICILLAGVGFFRPPDISAEIVDRVVAFINNEAITQSEFRDYLRDVKKVTPDITETEAIETLINKKLILMQARKLRIKGASDDEVIRKYISIKIRAFVKVTEDDTRTFYEQNLKRFRGVSFQQIKDEIERLLIERRVNRALKKYIEELRRKAYIRVNLRGL